The following coding sequences lie in one Capsicum annuum cultivar UCD-10X-F1 chromosome 5, UCD10Xv1.1, whole genome shotgun sequence genomic window:
- the LOC107872645 gene encoding thaumatin-like protein isoform X3, which translates to MRSGTQLLIVNNCKESIWPGILGTAGHETPSNGGFHLKIGEQVVIQLPNLWSGRIWGRQGCCFDENGKGSCQTGDCSGLLHCSGAAGIPPATLVEMTLGTSNNPTHYYDVSLVDGFNIPVSMIPIHGSTGCGVAACEADLNPCCPEYLAVKYQGKVVGCKSACLATNSPKYCCTGEYANKNTCKPTAFSRLFKTICPRAYSYAYDESTGLKSCKAPRYLITFCPPT; encoded by the exons ATGAGAA GTGGAACTCAATTGCTTATAGTGAACAACTGCAAAGAAAGCATATGGCCTGGAATTCTTGGAACAGCAGGACATGAGACACCAAGCAATGGTGGATTCCATCTCAAAATTGGTGAACAAGTTGTAATTCAACTTCCTAACTTATGGTCAGGAAGAATATGGGGTAGACAGGGTTGTTGTTTCGACGAAAATGGTAAAGGGTCTTGTCAGACAGGGGATTGTTCCGGCCTCCTGCATTGTTCAGGGGCCGCAGGAATCCCCCCAGCAACGCTCGTCGAAATGACATTAGGAACTTCAAACAATCCAACACATTACTATGATGTAAGTTTAGTTGATGGATTCAATATTCCTGTTTCAATGATACCGATTCACGGTAGCACTGGCTGTGGAGTTGCTGCCTGTGAAGCTGATTTGAATCCATGTTGTCCTGAATACTTGGCTGTTAAGTATCAAGGCAAAGTTGTGGGGTGTAAAAGTGCTTGTCTTGCTACAAATTCACCAAAATACTGCTGCACAGGGGAATATGCTAACAAGAACACTTGCAAACCAACTGCGTTTTCGCGCTTGTTTAAGACTATTTGCCCTAGGGCTTATAGCTATGCTTATGATGAATCTACTGGACTTAAGAGTTGTAAGGCGCCGCGTTATCTCATTACCTTTTGCCCTCCTACTTGA
- the LOC107872645 gene encoding thaumatin-like protein isoform X2, translating into MRTNLHLSILFCLSCYLSLPSGTQLLIVNNCKESIWPGILGTAGHETPSNGGFHLKIGEQVVIQLPNLWSGRIWGRQGCCFDENGKGSCQTGDCSGLLHCSGAAGIPPATLVEMTLGTSNNPTHYYDVSLVDGFNIPVSMIPIHGSTGCGVAACEADLNPCCPEYLAVKYQGKVVGCKSACLATNSPKYCCTGEYANKNTCKPTAFSRLFKTICPRAYSYAYDESTGLKSCKAPRYLITFCPPT; encoded by the exons ATGAGAACTAATTTGCATCTCAGTATCTTGTTTTGTTTGTCTTGTTATCTATCTCTCCCAA GTGGAACTCAATTGCTTATAGTGAACAACTGCAAAGAAAGCATATGGCCTGGAATTCTTGGAACAGCAGGACATGAGACACCAAGCAATGGTGGATTCCATCTCAAAATTGGTGAACAAGTTGTAATTCAACTTCCTAACTTATGGTCAGGAAGAATATGGGGTAGACAGGGTTGTTGTTTCGACGAAAATGGTAAAGGGTCTTGTCAGACAGGGGATTGTTCCGGCCTCCTGCATTGTTCAGGGGCCGCAGGAATCCCCCCAGCAACGCTCGTCGAAATGACATTAGGAACTTCAAACAATCCAACACATTACTATGATGTAAGTTTAGTTGATGGATTCAATATTCCTGTTTCAATGATACCGATTCACGGTAGCACTGGCTGTGGAGTTGCTGCCTGTGAAGCTGATTTGAATCCATGTTGTCCTGAATACTTGGCTGTTAAGTATCAAGGCAAAGTTGTGGGGTGTAAAAGTGCTTGTCTTGCTACAAATTCACCAAAATACTGCTGCACAGGGGAATATGCTAACAAGAACACTTGCAAACCAACTGCGTTTTCGCGCTTGTTTAAGACTATTTGCCCTAGGGCTTATAGCTATGCTTATGATGAATCTACTGGACTTAAGAGTTGTAAGGCGCCGCGTTATCTCATTACCTTTTGCCCTCCTACTTGA
- the LOC107872645 gene encoding thaumatin-like protein isoform X1, with protein MRSNLHLLIFYFLSCYLSLSSGTQLLIVNNCKESIWPGILGTAGHETPSNGGFHLKIGEQVVIQLPNLWSGRIWGRQGCCFDENGKGSCQTGDCSGLLHCSGAAGIPPATLVEMTLGTSNNPTHYYDVSLVDGFNIPVSMIPIHGSTGCGVAACEADLNPCCPEYLAVKYQGKVVGCKSACLATNSPKYCCTGEYANKNTCKPTAFSRLFKTICPRAYSYAYDESTGLKSCKAPRYLITFCPPT; from the exons ATGAGAAGTAATTTGCATCTCTTGATCTTCTATTTTCTGTCATGTTATCTATCTCTCTCAA GTGGAACTCAATTGCTTATAGTGAACAACTGCAAAGAAAGCATATGGCCTGGAATTCTTGGAACAGCAGGACATGAGACACCAAGCAATGGTGGATTCCATCTCAAAATTGGTGAACAAGTTGTAATTCAACTTCCTAACTTATGGTCAGGAAGAATATGGGGTAGACAGGGTTGTTGTTTCGACGAAAATGGTAAAGGGTCTTGTCAGACAGGGGATTGTTCCGGCCTCCTGCATTGTTCAGGGGCCGCAGGAATCCCCCCAGCAACGCTCGTCGAAATGACATTAGGAACTTCAAACAATCCAACACATTACTATGATGTAAGTTTAGTTGATGGATTCAATATTCCTGTTTCAATGATACCGATTCACGGTAGCACTGGCTGTGGAGTTGCTGCCTGTGAAGCTGATTTGAATCCATGTTGTCCTGAATACTTGGCTGTTAAGTATCAAGGCAAAGTTGTGGGGTGTAAAAGTGCTTGTCTTGCTACAAATTCACCAAAATACTGCTGCACAGGGGAATATGCTAACAAGAACACTTGCAAACCAACTGCGTTTTCGCGCTTGTTTAAGACTATTTGCCCTAGGGCTTATAGCTATGCTTATGATGAATCTACTGGACTTAAGAGTTGTAAGGCGCCGCGTTATCTCATTACCTTTTGCCCTCCTACTTGA
- the LOC107871200 gene encoding L-type lectin-domain containing receptor kinase S.4, translated as MTKKIKPTLVLVLFVLLSRTVVSVEFVYNGFNEVEPNNLSVNGVAQISKNGVLQLTDETSRVVGHVFYKNPIRFKNDQFGNNVSSFSTAFAFGIVPEYAKLGGHGFAFTISTSNEMKGARPSQYLGLLNNSDVGNFSNHLFAVEFDTVQDFELGDISDNHVGIDINNLESNASVNASYFSEGSSTKQNLFLQCGKTIQAWIDYDSSRNLLNVTLSMSSRKPSYSILSYHVDLSPILEEFMYVGFSASTGLLASSHYIFGWSFKMNGMAQSLDLDSLPSLPKPKKDQTTLIVATSLSAVMFLAFGLILALYVIWKFKNIDVIEPWELEIGPHRFSYKELKKATRGFRDEELLGFGGFGRVYKGLLPKTNNVVAVKRINHEAKQGLQEFVSEIATIGRLRHRNLVQLIGWCRRSGDLLLVYDFMPNGSLDKYIYDEPRVVLTWEQRFKIIKGVASGLLYLHEEWEQTVIHRDIKAGNVLLDSEMNGRLGDFGLAKLYERGANPSTTRVVGTLGYLAPELTKTGKPTTSSDVFAFGALLLEVACGRRPIEAKALPEELIIVDWVWDKWSEGAILEVVDPRLNGEYDEMEALMVLKLGLMCSNNTSSKRPSMRLVVRYLEGEVVLPETLSAPDEYDGKKSGASDMELEDFVPSYPSSSYLEKVSTWSSAYDGEGDIDIEANSARPTDSGREDNR; from the coding sequence ATGaccaaaaaaattaaaccaacacTTGTCTTGGTACTCTTTGTTTTGTTATCAAGAACAGTTGTTTCTGTTGAGTTTGTTTACAATGGTTTTAATGAAGTTGAACCTAATAATCTTAGTGTAAATGGGGTTGCTCAAATTTCCAAGAATGGTGTTTTACAGCTTACAGATGAAACATCTAGAgttgttggtcatgtattttaCAAAAATCCAATAAGATTCAAGAATGATCAGTTTGGTAATaatgtttcttctttttctactgctTTTGCTTTTGGGATTGTTCCTGAATATGCTAAGTTAGGTGGTCATGGTTTTGCTTTTACAATATCAACAAGTAATGAAATGAAAGGTGCACGTCCTAGTCAGTATTTAGGACTTTTGAATAACAGTGATGTTGGGAATTTTTCTAATCATTTGTTTGCTGTTGAATTTGATACTGTTCAAGATTTTGAGTTAGGTGATATTAGTGATAATCATGTTGGTATTGATATTAATAATTTGGAATCCAATGCTTCTGTTAATGCTAGTTACTTTTCTGAAGGAAGTTCTACTAAGCAGAATCTTTTTCTGCAGTGTGGAAAGACAATTCAGGCTTGGATTGACTATGATTCAAGTAGAAATTTATTGAATGTTACACTTTCCAtgtcttcaagaaaaccaagttATTCAATTTTGTCTTACCATGTGGACCTTTCTCCAATTCTTGAGGAATTCATGTATGTTGGATTTTCTGCTTCAACTGGTTTGCTTGCTAGTTCACATTATATATTTGGTTGGAGTTTCAAGATGAATGGGATGGCTCAATCTTTGGATCTTGATTCACTGCCTTCTTTACCTAAGCCTAAGAAGGACCAAACAACCTTAATTGTTGCTACCTCTTTGTCTGCTGTCATGTTTCTTGCATTTGGACTTATTTTAGCCTTGTATGTCATTTGGAAATTCAAGAACATAGATGTGATTGAACCTTGGGAACTCGAAATAGGTCCACATAGGTTTTCTTATAAGGAGTTAAAGAAGGCTACAAGGGGTTTTAGAGATGAAGAGTTACTTGGTTTTGGTGGATTTGGTCGAGTTTATAAAGGGTTGTTGCCTAAGACCAATAACGTTGTTGCTGTTAAGCGAATAAATCATGAAGCGAAGCAAGGTCTTCAAGAATTTGTTTCTGAAATCGCCACTATTGGTCGCCTTAGACATAGAAATTTGGTTCAGCTCATAGGATGGTGTCGGCGAAGCGGTGACTTGTTACTTGTTTATGACTTTATGCCTAATGGAAGCTTAGACAAATACATTTACGATGAACCAAGAGTTGTTTTAACTTGGGAGCAGAGATTCAAGATTATTAAAGGTGTCGCTTCTGGTTTGTTGTATTTACACGAAGAATGGGAACAAACTGTAATTCATCGAGATATTAAAGCAGGGAATGTGTTGTTAGATTCAGAAATGAATGGAAGACTTGGAGATTTCGGACTTGCTAAGTTATACGAGCGTGGAGCAAATCCTAGCACAACAAGAGTAGTGGGCACATTGGGTTATTTAGCTCCAGAATTAACCAAAACTGGAAAGCCAACGACAAGCTCAGATGTTTTTGCCTTTGGTGCATTGCTGCTAGAAGTTGCTTGTGGGAGGAGGCCGATTGAGGCAAAGGCATTGCCTGAGGAGTTAATCATAGTGGATTGGGTATGGGATAAATGGAGCGAAGGAGCCATTCTTGAAGTGGTTGATCCAAGACTAAACGGCGAATATGATGAGATGGAGGCCTTGATGGTGCTTAAATTAGGACTAATGTGTTCAAATAATACATCATCTAAGAGACCTAGTATGAGGCTAGTCGTTAGATACTTGGAAGGGGAGGTGGTGCTGCCCGAGACATTATCAGCGCCTGATGAATATGATGGAAAGAAAAGTGGCGCTAGTGATATGGAGTTAGAGGACTTCGTACCTTCCTATCCATCTTCGTCCTATCTAGAGAAAGTAAGCACTTGGTCATCGGCTTATGATGGTGAAGGAGATATTGATATTGAAGCTAATTCAGCAAGGCCAACGGATTCTGGCAGAGAGGACAACAGGTAG